Below is a genomic region from Deferrivibrio essentukiensis.
CAGATGGTTACGTGTTAAGTGATGATTATTACAAATCTGATGCTTACTCAAAGTACAAGTCAAGAAGTGCACGTAAAGCTAACCCTCACACTAAATTAACCGGATACACAGGTGCATACTACTGCGAAAAATGTCACGAAGGTGCAATTAAAGAAGTAATGAACTCCTCTCATTACAAGTGGGCAGGCCCTGTTCCTGCTAATTATCTTAAAGATAATGATGGTAAATTTGTTACCGGTGGCAAGGAAGTCGGCAAAAAGTATAAAATAGGAAACTGTCCAGGAGCATATCCGCTTGCCAATTATCTTGGTATGCTTCCCAACAAAGATGGAAAAATGGTAGGGATGGGCTGCGGTAATTGTCATATCGGTGGTGGTTTTCCACCAGCAGATTTTGAAAAAGCTACTTTTGAACAAAAAAATGCAATTGAGTGTCTTTATTGTCACGCCGAAAATTACGATAAATCTAAAAGAACCGTTATTAAGGTTGGTGAAAAAGATGGCAATCCAATATTAAGACTTACTCAAGATATGAGTGATAAGGCGTTACAGTCTGTTGGCAGACCTACCAATGATGCTTGTATGAGATGCCATTATACTGCAGGTGGTGGACCATTATTTAAAAGAGGTGTTGATTATGCCAGTGATGTGGATGTGCACGCTGCAAAAGGTCTGATGTGCGTAGACTGCCACACCAAAAGGCCAAGGACTGACCATGGTATGATAAGGGGGGCAGGTCTGAACAATTGGGCTTACGACCATTATCTTGACACAGAATCTTGCGTAAGATGCCACACAGGCCAAATTCACAAGGATGAAATCTACAATAAATGTAGTGCTGTTGCCTGTGTAACTTGTCATGTAGGTAAAACAGGAGGGCTTGTCCATAAAGATTTCAGCCAGCTGCACCAGAGTGAAAAAAGTGGTTTCTGGCTGTTTAAAGTAGTTGTAAAAGATGAACATTCTGTGCCAGTAGAGTATATGTGGTGGGATAAAACTACCAGTGAAAAACTTACCCCTACCGGTGGCAAAAATATAAAAGGCAGCAAAATTTATCCTTTCAAAAAATATACATCAAGAATCCCTGTTGATAAAGATGGCAACAGATTGCCAATCAAACTTGGCTTGGTTACCAAGGGAGGACCTGGCGAAGATAAAAACGGCAACGGAGTTGGAGATAACCTTGAAAAAGCTATCTTCATAGGTGAAAAATTAGGGACTATGGCAAATGGAAAACCTGATAAACCATTTTTAAAGGAATCCTCTTTCGTAGGCTTTAAAGATGTAACTGAATATTTTTCTGTTAGCCACGGTATTCAGCCAAAAGAAAAAGCTCTTAAATGTTCAAGCTGTCATGGTGAAAATCCTGTGATAGACTGGAATAAGTTTGGCGGTAAAAATCCGGTATCAATAACAGATAAATAATTTTTAGGGGGCTCTTGCCCCCTCTATTTTATATGCTGTTAACCAAATTAATATATTCTTGATAAAATTTATCATCGGAAAATATAAAAGTTTTTTTAGAGTGATTTTTTATTTTTTCAGCTAAATCTATATAATTATCAAATTGATATACATTTTCTTTTTCAACAAGCTCAGGCAGCGTACCGATATTTGATACTACCAAAGGGACTCCGCATGCCATAATCTCCATCCCTACTCTGCATATTGTTTCTGAGCCTACAGAGGCAACAACCCCCAAATCAAAACTATTTAACACAGAAGGGATATCATCCCTAAATCCTGCAAATTTTGTTATATTGTCTATTTTATGAGCTACCAATTTTTCCTGCAACTGACTTTTGGATATAATCGAATCAAAACCCACAATAAACAATTTTATATTATTAAAACCCTCTTCATTATAAAGGTGTGATATCGCTTTAATCAGTATTTCATGCCCTTTCACTGGGTCAAATCTCCCAACAATCCCCACTACAAAGTCTTCCTCTTTGAAGTTAAACTCTTTTCTTATTCTATTTCTTTCAATATGGTCCGGATAAAACTTTCTCGTATCAACGCCACCATATATAACTTCAATTTTATCCGTATTTATCCCCATCTGTAAGTAATAATTTTTTATTTTATTACTTGAAGTTATTATTTTATCGCACCATCTGTCGTGTATAATCTTATTGAATACGTCTGTAGATGGCTTTCGCTGATCACCTCGTGTACGGATAAGTTTAAAGTTTGAGTTTTTAAACCTGTTGAATGCAAACCACCAAAAAAACTCACCTCTATGGCAATTTATTATTTCAG
It encodes:
- a CDS encoding multiheme c-type cytochrome, with the translated sequence MKKLLFFILLVLSFSVYCFADGYVLSDDYYKSDAYSKYKSRSARKANPHTKLTGYTGAYYCEKCHEGAIKEVMNSSHYKWAGPVPANYLKDNDGKFVTGGKEVGKKYKIGNCPGAYPLANYLGMLPNKDGKMVGMGCGNCHIGGGFPPADFEKATFEQKNAIECLYCHAENYDKSKRTVIKVGEKDGNPILRLTQDMSDKALQSVGRPTNDACMRCHYTAGGGPLFKRGVDYASDVDVHAAKGLMCVDCHTKRPRTDHGMIRGAGLNNWAYDHYLDTESCVRCHTGQIHKDEIYNKCSAVACVTCHVGKTGGLVHKDFSQLHQSEKSGFWLFKVVVKDEHSVPVEYMWWDKTTSEKLTPTGGKNIKGSKIYPFKKYTSRIPVDKDGNRLPIKLGLVTKGGPGEDKNGNGVGDNLEKAIFIGEKLGTMANGKPDKPFLKESSFVGFKDVTEYFSVSHGIQPKEKALKCSSCHGENPVIDWNKFGGKNPVSITDK
- a CDS encoding glycosyltransferase family 4 protein gives rise to the protein MKFLQVINVRWYNATAWYAVNLSRILQEHGHKVVVLGLPGSPPIKKACEHGLEVLELNLNSNNPLIFYKNQSELSVFIKEYKPEIINCHRGEFFWWFAFNRFKNSNFKLIRTRGDQRKPSTDVFNKIIHDRWCDKIITSSNKIKNYYLQMGINTDKIEVIYGGVDTRKFYPDHIERNRIRKEFNFKEEDFVVGIVGRFDPVKGHEILIKAISHLYNEEGFNNIKLFIVGFDSIISKSQLQEKLVAHKIDNITKFAGFRDDIPSVLNSFDLGVVASVGSETICRVGMEIMACGVPLVVSNIGTLPELVEKENVYQFDNYIDLAEKIKNHSKKTFIFSDDKFYQEYINLVNSI